A region of Solanum dulcamara chromosome 7, daSolDulc1.2, whole genome shotgun sequence DNA encodes the following proteins:
- the LOC129894605 gene encoding secreted RxLR effector protein 161-like: MKDLGAAKKILGMEISREDGVVHLYQKRYIGKVLKRLNVQMSKPYKDEVEHMSKVPYASAVSCIMYAIVCTHSDIVQSVSVLSRYMANLEKRHWEAVKWILRYLKGASDVGLTFRKSEGILILGYVDSDYAGDLDRRRSTTGYIFTLIGSAISWKSTLQTIFALSTTEAEYMAATEVVKEAI; this comes from the exons ATGAAGGATTTGGGAGCTGCAAAGAAAATTCTTGGAATGGAGATTTCAAGAGAAGATGGTGTTGTACATCTTTATCAAAAGAGGTACATCGGAAAGGTTCTTAAGAGGTTAAATGTGCAGATGAGCAAACCT TATAAGGATGAAGTGGAGCATATGTCAAAAGTTCCTTATGCTAGCGCAGTTAGTTGCATTATGTACGCTATAGTGTGCACACATTCAGATATTGTTCAATCTGTAAGTGTGCTAAGCAGGTACATGGCCAATCTAGAAAAAAGGCATTGGGAAGCTGTCAAGTGGATACTGAGATATCTCAAAGGAGCTTCTGATGTTGGCCTAACCTTTCGAAAAAGTGAAGGTATTTTAATTCTCGGTTATGTGGATTCTGACTATGCAGGGGATCTTGATAGAAGAAGGTCCACAACTGGATATATTTTTACTCTCATTGGCAGTGCCATTAGTTGGAAATCGACTTTACAGACAATTTTTGCTTTGTCTACAACAGAGGCAGAATATATGGCAGCAACAGAGGTAGTGAAAGAAGCTATCTGA
- the LOC129896942 gene encoding probable protein phosphatase 2C 75 isoform X1 has product MESEAVATRPLVGSISIPGRKRVMEDTISIRPNLCSPEINRRRPVDFFAVYDGHGGRHVNPTVASMCRERMHVVLDEELIRVVVDMGGSSSPCERQQPLEGQRTEEAWKRVLKSCFLRIDEMASCICSECGSVGYQCGFPPSTLKPTGSTAVVAVLTDETIIVANCGDSRAVLSRSGSAIPLSYDHKPDKQEERARIEACGGRVVFADGARVEGILSMSRAIGDNYLKPYITSEPEMTFTKREAEDECLILASDGLWDVISSEIACAVGRECLRERDPAGDLSSRPLVEGDGRGDMFSSRSACSAAALLTRLALGRNSRDNISVIVVDLKRNHTAV; this is encoded by the exons ATGGAATCGGAGGCAGTAGCGACAAGGCCGCTGGTTGGATCAATTTCTATACCTGGAAGGAAGCGTGTAATGGAAGATACAATTTCAATTCGACCTAATCTTTGCTCACCCGAGATTAATCGCCGCCGACCCGTTGATTTCTTCGCTGTTTATGATGGACATGGTGGACGCCATGTAAACCCTACG GTAGCTTCAATGTGTAGAGAGAGAATGCATGTGGTACTAGACGAAGAGCTGATTCGCGTTGTTGTAGACATGGGTGGTAGCAGCAGCCCCTGTGAAAGACAGCAACCATTGGAAGGGCAGAGGACGGAGGAAGCATGGAAAAGAGTATTGAAAAGTTGCTTCTTGAGGATAGACGAGATGGCATCATGCATATGCAGTGAATGTGGTAGTGTGGGCTATCAATGTGGCTTCCCACCGAGCACATTGAAACCGACGGGCTCCACTGCAGTGGTGGCAGTTTTGACGGATGAAACTATCATTGTAGCAAACTGTGGTGACTCACGTGCTGTTCTTAGCCGCAGTGGAAGTGCAATCCCTCTTTCTTATGATCATAAG CCAGACAAACAAGAAGAACGTGCCAGAATAGAGGCATGCGGAGGTCGAGTTGTTTTTGCAGATGGAGCACGAGTTGAAGGAATCCTTTCCATGTCTAGGGCAATTG GCGACAACTATTTAAAGCCATATATCACATCGGAGCCGGAGATGACCTTCACAAAAAGGGAAGCGGAGGATGAGTGCTTGATTCTTGCGAGTGATGGCTTGTGGGATGTTATATCAAGTGAGATAGCGTGTGCGGTGGGTAGAGAGTGTCTTCGAGAAAGAGATCCAGCTGGGGACCTTAGTTCCAGGCCTTTGGTAGAAGGTGATGGCAGAGGAGATATGTTTTCTTCACGAAGTGCATGCTCAGCAGCAGCGCTGCTCACACGGCTTGCTCTAGGCCGGAATAGCCGCGACAACATTAGTGTAATTGTGGTGGACTTAAAAAGAAACCACACTGCTGTGTAG
- the LOC129896942 gene encoding probable protein phosphatase 2C 75 isoform X2, which translates to MESEAVATRPLVGSISIPGRKRVMEDTISIRPNLCSPEINRRRPVDFFAVYDGHGGRHVASMCRERMHVVLDEELIRVVVDMGGSSSPCERQQPLEGQRTEEAWKRVLKSCFLRIDEMASCICSECGSVGYQCGFPPSTLKPTGSTAVVAVLTDETIIVANCGDSRAVLSRSGSAIPLSYDHKPDKQEERARIEACGGRVVFADGARVEGILSMSRAIGDNYLKPYITSEPEMTFTKREAEDECLILASDGLWDVISSEIACAVGRECLRERDPAGDLSSRPLVEGDGRGDMFSSRSACSAAALLTRLALGRNSRDNISVIVVDLKRNHTAV; encoded by the exons ATGGAATCGGAGGCAGTAGCGACAAGGCCGCTGGTTGGATCAATTTCTATACCTGGAAGGAAGCGTGTAATGGAAGATACAATTTCAATTCGACCTAATCTTTGCTCACCCGAGATTAATCGCCGCCGACCCGTTGATTTCTTCGCTGTTTATGATGGACATGGTGGACGCCAT GTAGCTTCAATGTGTAGAGAGAGAATGCATGTGGTACTAGACGAAGAGCTGATTCGCGTTGTTGTAGACATGGGTGGTAGCAGCAGCCCCTGTGAAAGACAGCAACCATTGGAAGGGCAGAGGACGGAGGAAGCATGGAAAAGAGTATTGAAAAGTTGCTTCTTGAGGATAGACGAGATGGCATCATGCATATGCAGTGAATGTGGTAGTGTGGGCTATCAATGTGGCTTCCCACCGAGCACATTGAAACCGACGGGCTCCACTGCAGTGGTGGCAGTTTTGACGGATGAAACTATCATTGTAGCAAACTGTGGTGACTCACGTGCTGTTCTTAGCCGCAGTGGAAGTGCAATCCCTCTTTCTTATGATCATAAG CCAGACAAACAAGAAGAACGTGCCAGAATAGAGGCATGCGGAGGTCGAGTTGTTTTTGCAGATGGAGCACGAGTTGAAGGAATCCTTTCCATGTCTAGGGCAATTG GCGACAACTATTTAAAGCCATATATCACATCGGAGCCGGAGATGACCTTCACAAAAAGGGAAGCGGAGGATGAGTGCTTGATTCTTGCGAGTGATGGCTTGTGGGATGTTATATCAAGTGAGATAGCGTGTGCGGTGGGTAGAGAGTGTCTTCGAGAAAGAGATCCAGCTGGGGACCTTAGTTCCAGGCCTTTGGTAGAAGGTGATGGCAGAGGAGATATGTTTTCTTCACGAAGTGCATGCTCAGCAGCAGCGCTGCTCACACGGCTTGCTCTAGGCCGGAATAGCCGCGACAACATTAGTGTAATTGTGGTGGACTTAAAAAGAAACCACACTGCTGTGTAG